The bacterium genome includes a window with the following:
- a CDS encoding MotA/TolQ/ExbB proton channel family protein codes for MIAGISLVELMKISWVFDILLACSVLAVAVMLERLWHFRRIKLNPTQFMERIRASAVQGKYEDAINFCTYHNTPLTNVIKVGLSNRDKLPDNISELMESARMLERITLERFLGVLGTLGNSAPFIGLLGTVIGIIRAFKLLEVAGSAGPTAVMVGIAEALVTTAMGLFVAIPCAIMFNYFMNKVKNFYTEMDVASKELMVIIRENLHKKQLAGEIKQ; via the coding sequence ATGATTGCAGGCATCAGTCTGGTTGAGCTTATGAAGATCAGCTGGGTTTTCGACATTCTGCTCGCTTGTTCAGTGCTCGCGGTCGCGGTTATGCTCGAGCGGCTCTGGCACTTTCGCCGGATCAAGTTGAATCCCACGCAGTTTATGGAACGCATCCGGGCTTCAGCGGTTCAGGGTAAATACGAGGACGCGATCAATTTCTGCACATATCATAACACGCCGCTGACCAATGTCATCAAGGTGGGACTGAGCAACCGTGATAAGCTGCCGGACAATATTTCCGAGCTCATGGAATCCGCCCGCATGCTGGAACGGATCACCCTGGAACGCTTCCTGGGCGTCCTCGGGACCCTTGGCAACTCCGCTCCGTTCATCGGATTGCTGGGTACGGTCATCGGGATCATTCGCGCGTTCAAGCTTCTTGAAGTCGCCGGGTCAGCCGGACCAACCGCGGTCATGGTCGGGATCGCTGAAGCGCTGGTAACGACCGCGATGGGCTTATTTGTCGCCATTCCCTGCGCCATCATGTTCAACTACTTCATGAATAAAGTGAAGAATTTCTACACGGAAATGGATGTGGCAAGTAAAGAATTAATGGTCATCATCAGGGAAAATCTGCACAAGAAACAGTTGGCGGGAGAAATAAAACAATGA
- a CDS encoding biopolymer transporter ExbD, which produces MKKKHDPEFNPPITDINVTPLVDVCLVLVIVFLIFAPAIYLSGISVTRAKASKTETTTDAPTEVKVNVYLPSDGRIILNEEEVTPEKFTELMKELLMRSPTKTVTVSADPEVIHDRVVNVLDLARQNGAINLCLLKRRAAEPTGR; this is translated from the coding sequence ATGAAGAAAAAACACGATCCGGAGTTTAATCCGCCGATCACCGACATCAATGTCACGCCGCTGGTTGATGTATGCCTGGTGCTGGTCATCGTCTTTCTTATTTTTGCACCGGCCATCTACCTGTCCGGCATCTCGGTGACCAGGGCAAAGGCATCCAAAACAGAAACAACCACGGATGCGCCGACCGAGGTCAAGGTCAATGTGTACCTGCCGAGTGATGGACGGATAATCCTCAACGAGGAGGAAGTAACACCGGAAAAGTTCACCGAACTCATGAAAGAACTTCTCATGCGCAGCCCCACCAAGACCGTCACGGTCAGTGCCGATCCCGAAGTCATCCATGACCGGGTGGTCAACGTACTTGACCTGGCTCGACAGAACGGCGCCATCAATCTATGCTTGCTCAAGCGCCGCGCAGCAGAACCGACAGGGAGGTAA
- a CDS encoding biopolymer transporter ExbD, translated as MAMQGGKGSDQPITDINVTPLVDVCLVLVIIFMVTVPIMMVTSPLSVDLPQAKTIEAREDMNISIAINPEDRIAVDEKEGALEDIPQLLSDAFQKKGYDKMIIIRADRNVLHGRVLEIMDVVKRLGGTRISVATIQKQ; from the coding sequence ATGGCAATGCAGGGTGGCAAAGGTTCGGACCAACCGATCACCGACATCAATGTCACGCCGCTGGTTGATGTATGCCTGGTGCTGGTTATTATTTTCATGGTAACCGTGCCGATCATGATGGTGACATCGCCTCTATCGGTCGATCTGCCGCAGGCAAAGACGATCGAAGCACGGGAAGATATGAATATTTCGATCGCCATCAATCCTGAAGACCGAATCGCGGTGGATGAAAAAGAAGGTGCTTTGGAAGATATACCCCAGCTCCTCAGCGACGCCTTTCAGAAAAAAGGTTATGACAAGATGATAATCATCCGCGCGGACCGCAATGTGCTGCACGGGCGGGTCCTGGAAATAATGGACGTGGTAAAGAGACTCGGCGGAACACGCATTTCCGTCGCCACGATCCAGAAACAGTAG
- a CDS encoding TonB family protein: MALLYRRTMPKRMYNFFMFSVLAHLAIFLFVGSHKTTDSGVFITEITYEEETSQMPEALKPQSRVGYLIPPSNFDDMARGVEGAGPSGVGGYGDASTQAVVDLSTTIDRSQATINLNSYDEGDEGALAVVHIASKGGNVKTTEEILAERPISLSKNLPRGTGGTGSMRVGSTIGITQQTPAINIDKRPPPPTTTNIGKQVEKQVEQKLKVETGSGTQISLAGPIASRGILKKLLPNYPSWCLSQGISGVVKIKIWVEPSGKVREGALIECSSGYPDLDQAVVNALKAWLFAPLPGTVVQESQWGVITFRFVCG; encoded by the coding sequence ATGGCGCTATTATACCGTCGCACAATGCCCAAACGGATGTACAATTTTTTCATGTTCTCGGTGCTGGCGCACCTCGCTATTTTCCTGTTTGTCGGCTCCCATAAAACCACCGATTCTGGTGTTTTTATCACTGAGATCACCTACGAAGAAGAAACATCCCAGATGCCGGAAGCGCTCAAACCGCAATCGCGCGTCGGATACCTGATACCGCCCAGCAATTTTGATGACATGGCCCGTGGTGTTGAAGGCGCAGGACCGTCGGGCGTCGGCGGATACGGCGATGCTTCAACTCAGGCCGTTGTCGACCTGAGCACGACGATCGACCGCTCACAGGCGACGATAAACCTCAACAGCTATGATGAAGGCGATGAAGGAGCGCTCGCGGTCGTGCACATCGCCAGTAAGGGTGGTAACGTCAAGACGACTGAGGAGATTCTTGCTGAAAGACCTATTTCTCTATCTAAGAATCTGCCCCGGGGGACTGGCGGGACCGGCTCTATGCGTGTGGGCAGCACGATCGGGATCACCCAGCAGACCCCGGCGATAAATATCGACAAGAGACCGCCGCCGCCGACCACGACGAATATCGGCAAGCAGGTGGAAAAACAGGTCGAGCAAAAATTGAAGGTGGAGACCGGTTCAGGAACGCAGATCTCCCTGGCCGGACCGATCGCGAGCCGCGGGATATTGAAGAAACTGCTGCCCAATTATCCGTCCTGGTGCTTAAGCCAGGGCATATCCGGTGTCGTGAAAATAAAGATCTGGGTCGAACCATCAGGTAAAGTCCGCGAAGGCGCGCTGATCGAGTGTTCATCCGGCTACCCCGACCTGGACCAGGCCGTGGTCAACGCTCTTAAGGCCTGGCTTTTCGCGCCGCTGCCCGGTACGGTCGTTCAGGAATCACAGTGGGGCGTGATCACATTCCGCTTCGTCTGTGGCTGA
- a CDS encoding zf-HC2 domain-containing protein, with product MANHKEIESLIQKKLDREITDAEMHGLKEHLTQCPQCRKLYEEMCGVEQGLSSLIEFFPARDFNLKVLAELGIAPARTTVGRPLAWARLTGVLAAAWIISLIGFLVSPLPRMLLGKALLSTPMLVNVFEKISILFTGLKELAVPFIKTSFNPLIPMLGAIASIIVVYALGKIIQKKEETCRA from the coding sequence ATGGCAAACCACAAAGAGATCGAAAGCCTCATCCAAAAGAAACTGGACCGGGAGATCACCGATGCTGAAATGCATGGTTTAAAAGAACATCTGACCCAGTGTCCTCAATGCCGTAAGTTATACGAAGAAATGTGTGGGGTTGAACAAGGATTGAGTTCGCTCATTGAATTTTTCCCGGCACGCGATTTCAATTTGAAAGTACTCGCCGAACTCGGCATTGCTCCAGCCAGGACAACAGTCGGGAGACCTCTGGCATGGGCAAGACTGACCGGGGTTCTTGCCGCTGCCTGGATAATATCACTGATCGGATTCCTGGTCTCTCCATTACCCAGAATGCTGCTGGGAAAGGCGCTGTTATCCACGCCCATGTTGGTGAATGTCTTTGAAAAGATATCGATCCTCTTCACTGGGCTTAAAGAACTCGCCGTTCCCTTCATAAAAACCAGTTTCAATCCGCTCATACCCATGCTTGGAGCCATTGCTTCGATCATAGTTGTTTATGCTTTAGGCAAAATCATCCAAAAGAAGGAGGAAACATGCAGAGCTTAA
- a CDS encoding polymer-forming cytoskeletal protein has product MQSLIALVFVMLQAAGSQAGADQSIFGNSYVLPEVVATAKRAPDNMESVFGNSYVLPEVVVTAKKDSHENNQSATHDNALTELPSVMALAYRHSLRTINPMLFLYDITPKLAFAEDTGGVNVEVSPHMTSPISGEFYVDTNETIDHDVSITGGTAVVDGVIDGDLAVMGGEAVVNGSVTGEVAVFGGNLRINGIIEEDAAVFGGTIKNHGTLSGDLAVIGGNVELDSGSTVSGDIVVIGGTVEQDSNAVIEGEIKTVKMPLSRLVPRISKLFRLGPQLDVMSAVVSRVVILGIIAVFYLLCLLALLIFPGAIEKINIKVRDEFWISLAIGVAIIIAIIPAIVLFAISIVGIPLIFLLPIALAVAGIFGFASLSSVVGKRICESAKWKIESRVGVFSIGWLALMAINIIAGAIHFPLITIIGISILWIAWTIGQGAATYTIFKKESK; this is encoded by the coding sequence ATGCAGAGCTTAATTGCCTTGGTATTCGTAATGCTGCAGGCGGCTGGTTCACAGGCCGGCGCTGATCAATCGATATTCGGTAATTCCTATGTCCTGCCCGAAGTGGTGGCGACCGCCAAAAGGGCGCCTGACAACATGGAATCGGTTTTTGGTAATTCCTATGTGCTGCCCGAAGTGGTCGTGACCGCGAAAAAAGATTCTCACGAAAACAACCAGAGCGCCACCCATGACAACGCGCTGACTGAATTGCCGTCGGTCATGGCCCTGGCGTACCGGCATTCGCTGAGAACCATCAACCCCATGCTTTTTCTTTATGATATTACCCCGAAACTTGCCTTTGCCGAGGACACAGGCGGCGTGAATGTCGAAGTTTCTCCTCATATGACCAGCCCCATCAGCGGCGAGTTTTACGTTGATACCAACGAAACCATAGACCATGACGTATCAATCACCGGCGGTACCGCGGTCGTGGATGGCGTGATCGATGGTGATCTTGCGGTCATGGGCGGTGAAGCTGTTGTTAACGGCAGCGTGACCGGAGAGGTCGCGGTATTCGGCGGGAATCTGAGGATCAACGGTATTATTGAAGAAGACGCCGCGGTATTCGGCGGAACGATCAAAAACCATGGCACGCTCTCAGGTGATCTGGCCGTGATCGGTGGAAACGTGGAATTGGACTCGGGCTCGACCGTGAGCGGGGATATCGTCGTCATCGGCGGCACCGTTGAACAAGACAGTAATGCCGTGATCGAAGGCGAGATCAAGACGGTCAAGATGCCGCTGAGCAGGCTGGTTCCCCGGATCAGTAAATTGTTCAGACTGGGCCCTCAGCTCGATGTCATGTCCGCCGTTGTCAGCCGTGTTGTTATTCTCGGGATAATCGCCGTCTTTTATCTCCTTTGCCTGCTCGCCCTGCTCATCTTCCCAGGCGCCATCGAGAAAATAAACATCAAAGTGCGCGATGAATTCTGGATCTCGCTTGCCATCGGCGTGGCGATCATTATCGCCATCATCCCGGCGATAGTCCTCTTTGCCATTTCCATCGTCGGCATCCCACTCATCTTCCTGCTGCCAATAGCGCTCGCGGTCGCCGGCATATTCGGCTTTGCCTCGCTCTCATCAGTGGTCGGCAAGCGTATCTGCGAAAGCGCCAAGTGGAAGATCGAGAGCCGCGTCGGCGTTTTCAGCATCGGATGGCTCGCGTTAATGGCCATCAATATCATTGCGGGTGCTATCCACTTCCCGTTGATCACCATCATCGGCATATCCATCCTTTGGATCGCTTGGACCATCGGTCAGGGCGCGGCGACATATACCATATTTAAAAAGGAGTCAAAGTGA
- a CDS encoding S49 family peptidase produces the protein MRTALAIVFLAVSLTMIPGQSTMPGYLLQREFSLAPAAAMGYGLYGFDNPAVLNYLHQPDLYFTWIDTTGKVFNAENWGLFMAVPNLSFGMMRRENLLGRVYDYRISHSFGSRKASLGLGFGWSSGDVDIFERSNVLSLGTMIRPDRHLSLGLTGLLALSGGDREATAELGLRPFGNELVTLFGDYNIQRGFELKDGFWSAGLALEPLPGVRLTARYFDDKTFNAGVQLSLGRSGLGSMIHFDEDGEPVNSVYGIRLGANDRALLDPRTAKRSSYLKLDLNGPLRYQRFVMFDKANTLKGVLEAIRAAKADKSIAGIAINTSGMYANIELLWELRAQLADFRSAGKHVVIYIDNANTVDYYFASVADKVVMDPVGMIDLRGLMMGKTYLKGSLEKLGIGFDEWRFFKYKSAVEIVSRENMSDADREQLQAIIDDMYDVIKADVSSSRGFTPERFDDLVNNTAIFMAKTAIENGLVDTLGRWDAVEDVVKSLEGKKKTFIVPSQLSCYNLPEDNKWGGKPQIAIIYGLGVCAMDEGITARQLVKDVEAVTKDKSIKAVVFRVDSPGGDALASDIVAEAFKKCAVKKPVIVSQGFVAGSGGYWLSMYGTRIVAAPITITGSIGVIGGWLYDQGFKSKLGLSTDKVQAGKHADMEFGATLPLLGASIPDRNLTEEERGRMEAEIKGMYAEFVQKVAAARKRSYDEIEAIAQGRVWSGIDGKDVGIVDTLGGMELAISIAKQLAGIAEKTEVEIVEYPKPGLFNADFFKPKLIAIDEKTQKNIGLVKFYLDHNGQPIPMLPMEYQGMTIE, from the coding sequence GTGAGAACCGCGCTGGCTATAGTCTTTCTGGCAGTATCTTTGACCATGATACCCGGGCAGTCAACCATGCCCGGGTATCTGCTTCAGCGGGAATTCAGCCTGGCGCCGGCGGCGGCGATGGGCTATGGATTGTACGGATTCGACAACCCTGCGGTCCTGAATTACCTGCATCAACCTGATCTTTATTTTACCTGGATAGACACTACCGGCAAAGTCTTCAACGCTGAAAACTGGGGATTGTTCATGGCCGTGCCGAACCTGAGCTTTGGGATGATGCGGCGCGAAAATTTATTGGGTCGCGTTTACGATTACCGGATCAGCCATTCGTTCGGTTCGCGAAAAGCGAGCCTGGGCTTGGGTTTTGGGTGGTCTTCAGGCGATGTTGATATATTTGAACGTTCCAATGTTTTATCCCTCGGTACCATGATCAGGCCTGACCGCCATCTATCTCTGGGCTTGACCGGCCTTCTGGCATTATCAGGCGGTGACCGCGAAGCCACGGCTGAACTGGGTCTGAGACCTTTCGGTAACGAGCTGGTAACATTGTTCGGTGACTACAATATCCAGCGCGGCTTTGAACTGAAAGACGGGTTCTGGAGCGCCGGGCTGGCGCTGGAGCCGCTCCCCGGCGTCAGGCTCACGGCGCGGTACTTTGACGACAAAACATTCAATGCCGGTGTTCAACTGAGCCTGGGCAGAAGCGGGCTGGGATCCATGATCCATTTTGACGAGGACGGAGAGCCTGTGAACAGCGTGTACGGCATCAGGCTCGGCGCCAATGACCGCGCTCTGCTGGATCCCAGGACGGCGAAACGCTCGAGCTACCTCAAACTGGACCTCAACGGTCCTCTTCGGTACCAGCGTTTTGTCATGTTCGATAAGGCGAACACGCTCAAGGGAGTTCTTGAAGCCATCAGGGCGGCAAAGGCTGACAAAAGCATCGCCGGCATCGCCATCAACACTTCGGGCATGTACGCGAATATCGAGCTTTTGTGGGAACTGCGCGCGCAATTGGCCGATTTCAGGTCCGCGGGCAAGCATGTCGTCATTTATATCGACAACGCAAATACGGTGGATTACTATTTCGCGTCCGTGGCCGATAAAGTGGTCATGGACCCAGTCGGCATGATCGATCTGCGGGGATTAATGATGGGCAAGACATACCTGAAAGGATCACTGGAGAAACTCGGCATCGGTTTTGATGAATGGCGGTTCTTCAAGTATAAATCAGCGGTCGAGATTGTTTCGCGAGAGAATATGTCGGATGCGGACCGCGAGCAGCTCCAGGCGATCATCGACGATATGTATGATGTCATCAAAGCCGATGTTTCCAGCAGCCGCGGCTTCACGCCTGAACGTTTTGATGATCTCGTGAACAATACCGCCATATTTATGGCTAAAACAGCAATTGAAAATGGCCTGGTCGATACGCTTGGTCGCTGGGATGCGGTTGAAGACGTCGTGAAGTCGCTGGAAGGAAAAAAGAAAACTTTTATCGTGCCTTCGCAGCTGAGCTGCTACAACCTGCCTGAAGACAACAAATGGGGAGGAAAACCACAGATTGCAATCATCTATGGACTGGGTGTTTGCGCCATGGATGAAGGGATAACGGCCCGTCAGCTGGTCAAGGACGTGGAAGCAGTGACCAAGGACAAAAGCATAAAAGCGGTCGTGTTCCGCGTTGACTCGCCGGGCGGCGACGCGCTTGCATCCGATATCGTTGCCGAGGCTTTTAAAAAGTGTGCCGTGAAAAAGCCCGTTATCGTATCGCAGGGATTCGTCGCCGGTTCAGGCGGTTACTGGTTATCCATGTACGGCACCAGGATCGTTGCCGCGCCGATTACCATAACCGGTTCGATCGGCGTGATCGGCGGTTGGCTCTATGACCAGGGGTTCAAAAGCAAGCTCGGCCTGTCGACCGACAAGGTCCAGGCCGGCAAGCACGCGGACATGGAATTCGGCGCCACCCTGCCATTGCTCGGCGCTTCGATCCCGGACCGTAACCTCACCGAGGAAGAACGCGGCCGTATGGAAGCCGAGATCAAGGGTATGTACGCGGAATTCGTCCAGAAGGTCGCGGCTGCCCGGAAGAGAAGCTATGATGAAATAGAAGCTATCGCTCAGGGCCGCGTCTGGTCGGGCATCGACGGCAAAGACGTCGGGATCGTGGATACGCTTGGCGGCATGGAGCTTGCTATTTCGATCGCTAAACAGCTGGCCGGGATCGCGGAAAAAACCGAGGTCGAGATCGTCGAATATCCCAAACCCGGGCTTTTCAACGCTGACTTTTTCAAGCCCAAACTGATCGCTATCGATGAGAAAACGCAAAAGAACATCGGATTGGTAAAATTCTACTTAGACCACAACGGACAACCAATCCCTATGCTGCCCATGGAATACCAGGGCATGACCATCGAGTAA
- a CDS encoding GreA/GreB family elongation factor, which yields MREDIKKYIEQKDFEGLENAWMEMAEQNQTLLDDYFAIAERLKKISVTEQAYLLLEILAGQYEAINDLDRALAVYKQMPYYTSNDSKAREKTAHLYRVKYKDCLNIEDYLEVSGFEKGEHFFKSLERLDEFLKYDVGKFFYFEKYGIGEIKDVMPLKKEFIIDFEKHPRHFMKFDIARGLLMPLTSEHFLYQKQKNMPGLKELASTDPIGLAKLILSSFPQPLSVAQLKNHVEGIIDKNEIAHWWDKVRKQLEHDINIRVGGKTQKTYQYVSAGVNKTVEAVNGFEKASPEEKYALAEIMVKKDPAAFEKIMPLLLQVAHDQLQQNPGLALDIVLLLNEISCKISDPLNIEDIYDTLPPAEIVHHLQNFNHQRIVLDHISKTNPETWPTIYRSILFHAGTESRLMAEIEQRLASNPDILKDFYDAVFLVPHNHPEQFQWLMKKVSKAELKNYLVPGLVPRFISSLDHVKGLKSTVMKILALERFDELLNSATPDDAQKIIAAVNNSQSLENFEKRDFLRVLEYHFPQLFKREDLIYSTPAALQNKKSELEKLLTVDIPENKKEIGRAREHGDLSENFEYKAAKERQDQLYQKVRDIEQDLPKVKLIDARTVDTSKVSIGTMVSLKNKRSGQVVTFTILGRWDTDLEHSVISNESPLARAMLGKSCGHSVVIDDFEHEIVMIEKGI from the coding sequence ATGCGCGAGGATATCAAGAAATACATCGAGCAGAAAGATTTCGAAGGTCTGGAGAATGCATGGATGGAGATGGCCGAGCAGAACCAAACCCTCCTTGATGATTATTTCGCGATCGCCGAGCGGTTGAAAAAGATCTCTGTGACCGAGCAAGCATATCTGCTGCTGGAGATCCTGGCCGGCCAATATGAAGCAATAAATGATTTGGACAGGGCGCTGGCCGTTTACAAGCAGATGCCTTATTACACTTCGAACGATTCCAAGGCCAGGGAAAAAACGGCTCATCTTTACCGAGTAAAATACAAAGACTGCTTGAACATTGAAGATTATCTGGAAGTCTCGGGTTTTGAAAAGGGTGAGCATTTTTTTAAATCCCTGGAGCGCCTGGATGAATTCTTGAAATATGACGTCGGCAAGTTTTTCTACTTTGAAAAATATGGGATCGGTGAGATCAAGGATGTAATGCCTTTAAAAAAAGAGTTCATTATCGATTTTGAGAAACATCCGCGCCATTTCATGAAATTCGATATCGCTCGCGGACTGCTTATGCCTCTCACCAGCGAGCATTTTCTGTATCAAAAGCAAAAAAATATGCCCGGGTTGAAGGAGTTGGCGAGTACTGACCCGATTGGCTTAGCGAAACTGATCCTGTCCAGTTTCCCTCAGCCCCTGTCAGTTGCCCAGTTAAAGAATCACGTGGAAGGCATCATTGATAAGAACGAGATCGCCCACTGGTGGGATAAAGTGCGTAAGCAGCTGGAGCATGACATCAACATCCGGGTCGGAGGCAAAACCCAGAAAACATACCAGTACGTCAGTGCCGGTGTCAATAAAACAGTTGAAGCCGTCAATGGTTTTGAAAAAGCGTCACCTGAAGAAAAATATGCATTGGCTGAAATCATGGTCAAGAAGGATCCGGCCGCGTTCGAAAAGATCATGCCCTTGCTCCTGCAGGTAGCCCATGATCAACTTCAGCAAAACCCTGGTTTAGCCCTTGACATCGTACTTTTACTGAATGAAATTTCATGCAAGATCAGCGATCCTTTAAACATCGAAGATATCTATGATACGCTGCCGCCGGCAGAGATCGTTCATCACCTTCAGAATTTCAACCATCAGCGAATAGTCCTTGATCACATCAGCAAAACCAATCCGGAAACCTGGCCAACCATCTACAGATCCATCCTCTTCCATGCCGGCACAGAAAGCCGGCTCATGGCCGAAATAGAACAACGGCTGGCATCAAACCCGGACATTCTGAAAGATTTCTATGACGCCGTTTTCCTGGTGCCCCATAACCACCCGGAGCAGTTTCAGTGGCTCATGAAAAAAGTATCAAAAGCCGAATTAAAGAATTATCTGGTGCCTGGACTGGTCCCCCGGTTCATCAGCAGTCTGGATCATGTCAAGGGTCTTAAATCGACCGTCATGAAGATCCTTGCCCTGGAGCGGTTTGATGAACTCCTCAACAGCGCGACACCGGATGACGCCCAGAAGATCATCGCGGCCGTAAATAACAGCCAGAGCCTGGAAAATTTCGAAAAGCGGGATTTCCTGCGGGTTTTGGAATATCATTTCCCCCAACTTTTCAAACGCGAAGACCTTATCTATTCAACACCAGCCGCCCTGCAGAACAAAAAGAGCGAACTGGAAAAACTCCTGACCGTAGATATCCCGGAAAACAAGAAGGAAATAGGCCGGGCGCGGGAACATGGCGATCTGAGCGAGAATTTCGAATACAAGGCGGCAAAGGAGCGGCAGGACCAACTCTATCAAAAGGTGCGGGACATCGAACAGGACCTGCCTAAGGTAAAATTGATCGACGCTCGGACGGTCGACACTTCTAAGGTATCCATCGGCACCATGGTCTCCTTGAAAAACAAGCGGTCCGGCCAGGTAGTAACCTTCACGATCCTGGGCCGGTGGGACACCGACCTGGAACACAGCGTGATCTCCAACGAATCACCGCTGGCCCGCGCCATGTTGGGAAAGAGCTGCGGTCACAGCGTGGTCATCGATGATTTCGAACATGAGATCGTCATGATCGAGAAGGGAATCTAG
- a CDS encoding tetratricopeptide repeat protein: MFHLSFFAWWQQVLFVAAALLAVFGGWFADSKLGESKTGTTFILIAVALAVLTGISFVLFSEKLMLLGDGKIRIGTINGKLFDDVTELGDIFIHRLLYRVLAGPGVSGQDVYRWVSIVAGWIFLAISLIWSARLTRPWPARLFVFLLILSSGALMLFYGHPESYALLNCAVLIFAVLCTGSEHGPARALPVSAACLVAAFLHLAGLCLIPALIIVWSQSIKKTWLRFVWIGISAGAVIAPGLFLFKSVSRASALPVLLPLMPSVDHPYAILGGGHIMDMMNLFLLVAAVPVMMLMCSYTRDIFKQELGLIATAAASVLFILLVDIFFEAGDWDLMAFVSLPLGILAVQTLMSQGLRKLLRIAGIIVGIMCFHAAPWMISNAVPSIALRQYADVALRYHHQDNNWLFVRGTYILSSDLCKQYKEALVLGNAAIENGISDARIYYNMLIASYHLADYSQAVKYGQAAVASDSNYARAWHYLGESYNYLKDHDRAAKAFDKALAIGDTTAEVYYGLGYALQSLGQYRKASNALSKAIERSPGEIRYLKMAFYNYYLMNNYDQAMVLIEKVLRLSPGDQEALHYRTMIKSAFRSTKIGQ; this comes from the coding sequence GTGTTCCATTTATCGTTCTTTGCCTGGTGGCAGCAGGTGCTATTCGTCGCGGCCGCACTGCTGGCGGTGTTCGGCGGATGGTTCGCGGACAGCAAGCTGGGTGAGTCAAAGACCGGTACGACCTTTATTCTGATCGCGGTCGCCTTGGCCGTGCTGACCGGCATATCCTTCGTGCTCTTCAGTGAAAAACTCATGCTTCTGGGTGATGGCAAGATCCGGATCGGAACGATCAACGGCAAACTGTTCGACGACGTAACTGAACTCGGCGATATTTTTATCCACCGCCTGCTGTACCGGGTGCTGGCAGGCCCGGGGGTCAGCGGACAGGATGTTTACCGCTGGGTGAGCATTGTGGCGGGCTGGATATTTCTTGCCATATCACTAATATGGAGCGCGCGCCTGACAAGACCATGGCCAGCACGCCTATTCGTGTTCCTGCTCATTCTCAGCTCTGGCGCGCTCATGCTTTTTTACGGGCATCCCGAAAGTTACGCGCTCCTTAACTGCGCGGTCCTGATCTTTGCGGTATTATGTACCGGCAGCGAGCATGGACCCGCCCGCGCGCTGCCGGTCAGCGCTGCCTGCCTGGTCGCCGCGTTCCTGCACCTCGCCGGGCTGTGCCTTATTCCGGCATTGATCATTGTCTGGTCGCAGTCCATCAAAAAAACATGGCTGAGGTTTGTCTGGATCGGAATTTCTGCCGGCGCGGTCATCGCGCCGGGGCTTTTTCTGTTCAAGTCAGTGTCCCGCGCTTCTGCCCTGCCGGTCCTTTTGCCGCTTATGCCATCGGTTGACCATCCCTATGCCATTCTCGGTGGTGGTCATATCATGGATATGATGAACCTTTTCCTGCTGGTCGCAGCCGTGCCGGTCATGATGCTTATGTGTTCATATACTAGGGATATTTTTAAACAGGAACTGGGCCTGATCGCAACTGCCGCAGCCAGCGTCCTGTTCATCCTCCTGGTCGACATTTTCTTCGAAGCCGGGGATTGGGACCTTATGGCATTTGTTTCCCTGCCTTTAGGTATCCTCGCGGTCCAGACGCTCATGAGCCAGGGTCTGCGCAAGTTATTGCGCATTGCCGGGATCATTGTCGGGATCATGTGCTTTCATGCTGCTCCCTGGATGATCTCTAATGCAGTCCCGTCGATCGCGCTCAGGCAATACGCTGATGTCGCCCTCCGCTATCACCACCAGGACAACAATTGGCTCTTTGTCAGGGGGACCTATATACTCAGTTCGGACCTATGCAAGCAATACAAGGAAGCGCTTGTCCTGGGGAACGCGGCAATTGAGAACGGTATCTCGGACGCCCGGATATACTATAATATGCTGATCGCCAGTTATCATCTTGCAGATTACAGTCAAGCGGTCAAATACGGCCAGGCAGCGGTTGCAAGCGACAGCAACTATGCCCGGGCTTGGCATTACCTCGGAGAGAGTTACAATTACTTGAAGGACCACGACCGGGCAGCAAAGGCGTTTGACAAGGCTCTGGCAATAGGCGACACGACGGCTGAGGTCTATTACGGGCTGGGCTACGCGTTGCAGTCCTTGGGCCAATACCGCAAGGCGTCCAACGCGCTCAGCAAAGCGATCGAACGGTCGCCTGGAGAAATCAGATATTTAAAAATGGCCTTTTACAACTACTACTTGATGAATAATTATGACCAGGCAATGGTTCTGATCGAGAAAGTCCTGCGTCTGTCACCCGGGGACCAGGAAGCGCTGCATTACAGAACCATGATCAAGTCAGCTTTCCGGTCCACAAAGATAGGGCAATGA